DNA from Rhodobacteraceae bacterium M382:
TTCTATACTGACGTCGGAATAGTCCCCTCCCCCCATCTTGCGCAGTGCTTTTTGGGCCCGGTCCAATCCGATCCGTGCAAAATTCTGCGCCTTGCGCCGGGCGTTTACGCCATTGAACTGAAACAGATATCCGGCGCGATACCCATCTAACCAAGTGACCGAAACTTTGACCTGCCCTGTCGGCGCGCGCCCCTTGGCGCCCCGTACGGCAACCCGTTCGGACCCGACCTGTTCCAACACGACTTGCGAAAAGTCACAGATCACATCGGGCAAAACATATGCCTGCGGATCGCCAATCTCGTATAACATCTGTTCGCAGACCGCTGCGGGAGACACGATACCCTGGGTACCCGCTGGTTTGGTCACAGTCATGTCACCACAGCCCTGGATCTCGACCACAGGATACCCAATTCCGGCCAAATCTCCCGCCAATTGCCAATCGGTAAAATTGCCGCCGGTCGACTGGGGCCCGCATTCCAACAGGTGCCCCGCCAATGAGCCCGCTGCCAGTTGATCATATGCATCGCTCTCCCAACCAAAGCGATGAATGCATGCAGCCAGGGTCAGCGCACTGTCGACACAGCGCCCGGTTATCACGATATCAGCTCCTGCATTCAACGCGGCAACAATGGGCCAAGCCCCCAAATAGGCATTCATTGACAAAATGCGGTCCGCACCCGGCATTGGCGCACCGGAAAACATTTCGGTTTTGTCAGCAAACTCTGCAGAGCGGCCCATCAGGTCATCGCCTTCGACAACCGCCACTTTCAACGACAGTCCCTTGTCCTTGATCAATGCTTGGACAGCCCGCGCACAGGCCTTGGGATTCACCCCCCCGGCATTGGACAAGACCCGAACACCCTGTTTGGCAATCTCGTCCAGACTGTCGGCCAGAACGCCGCCAACAAAATCCGTTGCATACCCCCGTTCCGGGTTTTTCTGTCGCGCACGGGCCAATATCGACATGGTTATTTCGGCCAGGTAGTCATATACCAGCACATCGACCCCATCGCCTGCCAGCAATTGGGGCGTGGCCATAGCCGTTTCCCCCCAAAAGCCGCAGGCCCCGCCAATTCGCAATGCTTTCGTCACATCAGGTCTCCGCTTGTCTCATGATCCACGTACAAACAGACCACACGTTCTGTTTGTACGCATCATAGATCACATCTGACAAGCACAGGTATCCCGGCACGTTGCGTCCTGCGGTTGACGTCGGATTTTTTACAAAGCAACTTCGATGGCGATCCCCTGTTCAATTGCCAGATCGACAACGGCCGACGCC
Protein-coding regions in this window:
- a CDS encoding DUF1446 domain-containing protein, with the translated sequence MTKALRIGGACGFWGETAMATPQLLAGDGVDVLVYDYLAEITMSILARARQKNPERGYATDFVGGVLADSLDEIAKQGVRVLSNAGGVNPKACARAVQALIKDKGLSLKVAVVEGDDLMGRSAEFADKTEMFSGAPMPGADRILSMNAYLGAWPIVAALNAGADIVITGRCVDSALTLAACIHRFGWESDAYDQLAAGSLAGHLLECGPQSTGGNFTDWQLAGDLAGIGYPVVEIQGCGDMTVTKPAGTQGIVSPAAVCEQMLYEIGDPQAYVLPDVICDFSQVVLEQVGSERVAVRGAKGRAPTGQVKVSVTWLDGYRAGYLFQFNGVNARRKAQNFARIGLDRAQKALRKMGGGDYSDVSIETFGGRPGDGPYEEIALKAAVRHQDPRAVGLFLKELIGAALATPPGLHGFTGAGRPKPSPVVALFSFLVDSEILDQRIEIEGRMERPAHRAHGPSTDTSMDRCVPHDVDGQAGPTVTCRLEELAWARSGDKGDKANIGVIARHPDYMPWIWKSLTPHVVTRRFKGEIKGPVERFYLPGSVSMNILLHEALGGGGVSSLRNDSQAKSFAQVLLDLPVNIPEHLLHCKPG